The DNA segment atcctcctgtatcctagtcaggtttgttaactgctgagccatgaagggaactccctgagctcaGGGTTCTAATGGTAAAGTTTGAATTGATGCTGAGTTGTGAACTAAGCTTTGTCATGAGGAGATTAACTATTAGATTTCTATCCCAAGTGCTGTAGGTGGAGATTTTTgcaaaatgggggggggggggaataagaAAAGTTAGAGAAAGGAGGATGCGCAAGGTTGGATAAAGCAAGCATTCAAAATGTTTGTAAAGAGGGAAATTTTAATAATCAGCGTATTATTACTTGAAATAAAAGTTGGATCCAGAAGTCTAGTCACCAGCCTCTCAAGGGTTAGATCATTTCACGGCTTAgaatctgtactctgaaaaaacCAAACACCAGAACCAACGTTTTTTATTTAAGGTGTAGGTTCTTGGTTTACCTAAGATTTTATGATTCACAGAGTCACTCATGATTCCTGTGGTCTAACAGACCCTAACCCCTTTGATTAATGACACGGTTTCCTCAATAAGAAGTAATGTGCTGTTGCCTCCCTCTGTTAGGCAGGGCCCAGGAAGGGAAAATGACTTCTCGTGAATACAACATAACCAATGTGATATAAAGCCTCTTGAAACTTATTATTGATATTATCCTTatgcttctgtttcttctttgcttttttttttttttgctttttagggcagcacccatggcatatggaggttcccaggctaggggtcgaatgagatctttaagccgccagcctacaccacagccacagcaacgccagatccaagccgagtctgcatcctgcaccacagctcagggcaacccagaatccttaacccactgagcaaggccagggattgaacctgagtcctcatggatgctagccagattcgttaaccgctgagccacaatgggaactccctacgcTTCTGTTTCTTGACATGTTTGTCCCTGGGAATTTGTGTAAGTCAAGGACAATAGAGAGGAAGGAATCAGCATTGGAGGCACTTCTGGATGGTGCTCACAGAAATCGGTTAATAGATGGATTTGTAGGAGTTGCTGAGAAAGGAACGGGACATCAAGGTGGTCATGCTGGAGCGGGATTCCACACTCCAGTCCTGCCCCCACACAGACACCACTGAGGACAAGCTAAGGGGACCAGACCCCGGGGCAGAGAAGGCGACAGGACACAACTGACAGGGAGCGAGGGGGCCTGCACACACAGGGGCCTGGGAAGAGCAGCAGTGCAACCAGAGGGGCCTGGAGAGGAGCGGGTCTCACCAGGGGAAGGCTCGGGGCAGGGAGTCTGCCCTGTGGGACGCTGAGATGGTGTCCCTGACACCAAACACAGGGGCACGGGCTCAGCCTTCACCTGGGTGTCCAGCCATCACCCTTGGCACCAAACACGCTGTCCTTATACCAAAGAATAACACACAGTCTTCAGCAGTCCATCTCCTAAGCATTTATTAGATCTGCTGGCTTCTGTGCACAGAGAACTCACTAGCTGGGTGTCCCCGCCCTCAGGGGGCTCACAGCCCATCTCctgagcagaggcagaggcagctcagTACTTGTCAGGCAGGCCAGGAGGTCTGAAGTGGTTGGGGTCCTTGCCACTCCGGCCCCATTCATTGGCAGCCTGGTCAGCCCTCGAGTCCTCCACTCCGTGGCCACTGTCTCCATGCTTAAACCAGTCTGTGACTCTCTGGACATCCTCTCTGGCATCGCTGCAATGgaggagggcagcagggaggtTAATCCAGGGCTGAGGAGCAGCAGCCCCACCTGACCCATGGCTCCTCGTCCAAGGAGTTGATGACTCTGAgaggagccaaggaaagaggGGCTAAAGCCCTGAGGCCACCTGGGCACAGCCCGCCTCCGCCCTGCGGGTCCCCCTCATGCTGGGTAAACAGCACCCAGAGAGGGAGGCCGGGGAATAGCCTGTTGCACCAGCCTTGCTCGGCTCTGCAGCCACTCAGACCCCACACagggcacgggggggggggggtgaggggggttgagaagaggaggaggggccccAGCCCTTCAGGAAAGTTCTGCAGGGCATGGCCCCTCCAGGCTGCCCTCTGCAGGGAAGCTCTGCTCACCCACCCCTGCATCCCCAGGGCCCCTGCTACCTGATCACTTTAGCAGCCCAGGCACCCCCAGGTCCCCTTTGGGCAGCATCATAGTTGCCCCGGGCGTGGAAGTACTTGTCCGAATTTTTGTAATTGGCTTCTCTCATGTCCGAGTAGGCTCTCCACATGTCTTTGGCCCCTGGAAAGGAAAGCACACGGAAAAAGGATATCAGGTGAACAGAAAACTGTGACATAACCTTAGAGAATAATCAAGGAGTGAAAAAGCTTCCACTGACACAGTTTCAGTTTGTGGTCATAGCACCATGGATGCCAGAGGGTGAGAAGAGCATTGCTTCCACCCAGGTGGCTTCTCCCGGCGCCTCGAAGGAGACTCGTGCAGGgcggcggggcagggggagggcagctGTGTTGGACCTGGTTGTCTGACCCTGTGATGCTGGCTCGGGGCCCCATCTCACTCAGGGCTCCACATGATGTGTTCATAGGGGACGACGGGACTCTTCAACTTCATGGCATTGAAATTTGGGGCCAGATCCTTTTTGTTGCTCAGGGCTGTCCTGGGTATTGAGACATGTTTAGTagcatccctgacctctaccTGCCAGATGTGGTAGCCCGTTTCCCAGTGTGACATCCAAACATGTTTCCAGACATCCCCAGGGCACAAAAttgccttgctcattgggttcaggatccggtgttgctgtgagctgtggtgtaggtcgcagacacggctgggatcctgcgttgctgtggctctggtgtgggctggcagctacagctccgattagacccctagcctgggaacatctgtgtgctgcgggcgtggccctagaataggcaaaaagacaaaacaaactggGTTCAAAGCTGGGTTCAAAGCTCTGTCCTGCCACCTGCTGACTGGCACCCAGGCCCCTGGCAATGGACTCGGCTGCTCTAAGAGCCTTGTTCCCTCTTCAGGTGCAGGTGGATGCCTCCCTCAGGGACGTGTTCTGCAGGTAGGCAGGTGGCCAACTGTCCCTGTGCACCTAGAACTGCCCCAGTGAGCACTGAGAGTGTCATGGGAACCTCCTCAGACCTGGGCACAGCGGGGGAGCTGGTCCCCTAAACTGCATGGAAGTACGGAGTTGCTAGTGGAGGCTTGATGTGTGCTCTTGGGTCCCCCACCACACACTGCTTCTGTTGTTCGttaaaagggctgcacctgcaggatgtggaagttcccaggctagggggtctaatcggagccacagctcccggcctaccccacaaccacagcaatgggggatctgagctgcatctgcaacctacactaccccctgagctaggggtctaatcagagctgcagcaaccggcctacgacagagccacaatAACgggggatccgagttgcatctgcgacccacatcacaaatcacggcaatgccagatccctgcctgacccactgagtgaggccagagatggaacctgaaacctcatggttcttagttggattcgttaaccactgagccacgacaggaactccagaaagatgtGTTTTGAGACAGAGATCTGAGGGAACACTTGGCCTTTGCCTGTCAAGGACTCATCACTCTCTACCTGTTTGCATTTCTGAGTTTGGCACCACAAGGCACAAAACCCAGGGGGAAGAACCATGTCTGGCTCATTGACAGTCTGCTGTATGTCTAACACCTGGCACAGCACCCCATCTATAACAGTTTCTTCTATTGATTGAATCAGTGAGTGAGTGAAGGAGGAGACTTATAGAGGTTGTGTGAAGGTGGAATTTGGAAGTTAAGAAGCATGGAAGAGCTTTGAAACAATGATGTGCACTGTGTAGTCTTAGTCTTTAGAGATGAATGTGGGCATTGTTTATATGCAGTGAAATCCAGCCTACTTGGAATGGCTGAATTTAGTGTCCAAAAATCTGTCCAGAAAGCAAACACTTATCATCATCACCTCTACAACTTCCATCCTTGCCATTATGCCTCATGGTCTGGATTATTGTGATGAACCCCTAACTGGCTTCCGTATTTGCACCGTTGCCCC comes from the Phacochoerus africanus isolate WHEZ1 chromosome 4, ROS_Pafr_v1, whole genome shotgun sequence genome and includes:
- the LOC125125324 gene encoding serum amyloid A-2 protein-like; this encodes MSQFSVHLISFFRVLSFPGAKDMWRAYSDMREANYKNSDKYFHARGNYDAAQRGPGGAWAAKVISDAREDVQRVTDWFKHGDSGHGVEDSRADQAANEWGRSGKDPNHFRPPGLPDKY